The following are encoded in a window of Ricinus communis isolate WT05 ecotype wild-type chromosome 4, ASM1957865v1, whole genome shotgun sequence genomic DNA:
- the LOC125369822 gene encoding uncharacterized protein LOC125369822, producing MGGSEIGFLTFVRVIATSNFCLSFLAMKGNKINNTNNDNNNKIYFFLHFSFLLPLLSFLFPSFPFFPPPPLLSLPTAPFSPFRLRADQAAAATQLPPPFLPLLRRPLLPFSPAAASTEGEGVAVAVSASCRRPFGHPTSDSGSSPQKPPEQVSPANFLHRQPRRRFTGAALIRCLPASFRPKLSCFRTPCNLSFPVGTFIFEFRHRWQDRLPDPGVFWTCEILKFRFDNPSIPPPSPEAKEQTAECDGTVTVRVLRHLVF from the exons ATGGGTGGTTCGGAGATTGGCTTCCTTACTTTTGTAAGGGTTATAGCAACTAGTAACTTCTGCTTATCATTCTTAGCTATGAAGGGAAAT aaaataaataatactaataatgataataataataaaatatattttttcctcCATTTCTCTTTCCTGCTTCCCCtcctctcctttctttttccttccttcCCTTTCTTCCCTCCCCCTCCCCTTCTCTCCCTGCCGACTGCCCCTTTTTCCCCTTTTCGCCTGCGCGCCGATCAGGCCGCTGCCGCCACCCAGCTCCCCCCTCCTTTCCTCCCGTTGCTGCGCCGCCCTCTCCTTCCCTTTTCTCCGGCAGCAGCGTCGACCGAAGGAGAAGGAGTTGCCGTTGCCGTATCGGCCTCCTGTCGGCGTCCTTTCGGCCATCCAACGTCGGATTCGGGTTCCTCACCCCAAAAACCCCCGGAACAAGTCTCCCCCGCCAATTTCCTCCACCGGCAGCCTCGAAGGAGATTCACCGGAGCGGCCCTGATCCGGTGCCTTCCTGCGAGTTTTCGGCCGAAACTCTCATGTTTTCGGACTCCCTGCAACTTGAGCTTCCCCGTAGGCACTTTCATATTTGAATTCCGACACCGTTGGCAGGACCGGCTTCCGGACCCTGGTGTTTTCTGGACGTGCGAAATATTGAAATTTCGattcg ataatccgtccATCCCACCACCTTCACCCGAGGCAAAGGAGCAGACTGCGGAGTGCGAcggaact gtgacagttagAGTTCTTCGCCATCTTGTATTTTGA
- the LOC112536134 gene encoding uncharacterized protein LOC112536134, which yields MQVIQLVGKSAQQRLIFFFCRNMASSLKQEIRRCFGFSQTNNLGKYLGMMLIHDRITKNTFKSISEKIKLKLSGRKADHLSLAGRITSGDSNFHNVNRIYPPIWDLGLDTLIWNFSKSGQITSKLAFEFIVGDCDFAGVNVWSRIYKWRGLQRIQSTLWLVAHQRLASASLCARHSIIPSTMYGRCKSSDEDTNHAVRDCLFAKCIW from the exons ATGCAAGTTATTCAATTGGTCGGAAAGTCAGCACAACAAAGactcatattttttttctgtCGCAATATGGCTAGCAGCCTGAAACAGGAGATTAGAAGATGCTTTGGCTTCTCGCAAACTAACAACCTGGGCAAGTACTTAGGCATGATGTTGATTCATGACCGTATCACTAAGAATACTTTCAAGAGCATTTCTGAGAAGATCAAGCTGAAGCTTAGTGGTCGGAAAGCTGATCATCTCTCTTTGGCAGGCAGGATAACTTCAGGGGATTCCAACTTTCACAACGTAAACC GAATTTATCCTCCAATATGGGATCTTGGTCTAGACACTCTAATTTGGAATTTCTCCAAGAGTGGCCAAATTACTAGCAAATTAGCCTTTGAGTTCATTGTTGGTGATTGTGATTTTGCTGGTGTTAATGTCTGGTCAAGGATCTACAAATGGAGAGGTCTTCAAAGGATTCAATCTACTCTATGGTTGGTTGCTCATCAGCGTCTTGCTTCAGCAAGTTTGTGTGCTAGACATTCGATCATCCCCTCAACAATGTATGGCAGATGCAAGTCGAGTGATGAAGACACAAATCATGCTGTAAGAGATTGTCTGTTTGCTAAGTGTATTTGGTAA